One Synechococcus sp. PROS-9-1 DNA window includes the following coding sequences:
- a CDS encoding VOC family protein, which yields MPAVQRLGHVAIRVQDLSRAIAFYCDLGMRLVWKADDWCYLEAGESRDGLALLGPTYKAAGPHFAFHFRDRAEVDVVHDHLKASGVSVGAVHDHRDGTASFYFRDPDGNWLEMLYEPPGGIPSNQMEASAGLS from the coding sequence CGCCTTGGCCACGTCGCCATCCGTGTGCAGGATCTGTCACGTGCGATCGCTTTTTACTGTGATCTCGGCATGCGCTTGGTTTGGAAGGCGGACGACTGGTGTTATCTCGAAGCGGGAGAGAGTCGCGATGGGTTAGCCCTCCTGGGACCCACCTACAAAGCGGCAGGCCCGCATTTTGCCTTTCACTTTCGTGATCGCGCCGAGGTTGATGTGGTCCACGATCACTTAAAAGCGTCTGGGGTCAGCGTTGGGGCCGTGCATGACCACAGAGATGGCACAGCCTCCTTTTACTTCCGGGATCCAGATGGGAACTGGCTCGAGATGCTGTATGAACCTCCCGGTGGAATCCCCTCCAACCAGATGGAGGCATCTGCGGGTCTCTCTTGA